AACCCTGCAGCCGGAAGCTGCCGCGATCCACTCCTTCGGCGCCAACCACCGGCTGATCTCGATCCGCAACTCGTTCTGCCCACTGGTCGATGTCGGCCGCATCCTGAACTTCCGGGCAACCCAGGCCAACCCCGTCGAAGGTGTGGCGCTCCTGGTGGAATCGGAGGGCGGCGGCCAGCGCGCCCTGATGGTCGATGCCATCCAGGGTCAGCGCCAGGTGGTCATCAAGAGCCTGGAGGCCAACTACACCCATGTGCCCGGCATCGCCGCCGCCACCATTCTCGGCGACGGCCGCGTGGCTCTCATCCTTGATGTCGACGCGGTGGTCGGCGCCTCGCGCGGCCACTCGCTCAAAGCGGAAATGTCGTTAGCAGCGGTAGGGTAAGGAATGTCGTACGCTGTAAAAAGTCTGAACCAGGGGGATCGCGAGCTGATCGCGTTCCGCATCGGAGATCAGGAATTTTGCGTGAACATCATGTCGGTTCGCGAAATCCGGGGCTGGACCCCCGCGACCGCGATGCCGCACTCACCTGCCTATATGCTGGGGGTCATCAACCTACGCGGCGCGGTGCTGCCGATCATCGATCTTGCTGCTCGGCTCGGCATGAAGCCGGCCGATCCGACTGCCCGTCACGTCATCATCGTCGCCCAGGTCCGTCGTAAAGTCGTCGGCCTCCTGGTCGACGCCGTCTCCGACATTCTGACGGTGACCGACGAGATCATTCAGCCGACGCCCGAAATCTCCTCCGACCTCGAGCGCCAGTTTGCCCGGGGCATTCTCGCCATCGACAAGCGCATGATCTGCCTGATCGAACTCGAAGCCCTCTTTTCTGAGACCGAAAGCGAAGCCGCATGAGTGCAATGGGTGCGAAAGATCAGAGGCAGGGAGCTGATGAGGTGCTGGCGAGCGGAGAATATCCGCTGACGCGCCGCGACCTCACGGAAATCGCCGCAATGATCTACTCGGATGCCGGCATCTTCCTCAACGAGACCAAGGCCTCACTCGTCTATTCGCGTCTGTCGAAGCACATCCGCAATCTCGGCCTGTCGGGTTTCCGGGAATATTGCGAACTCGTCGCTTCGCCGGCCGGTGCCGCGGCGCGGCGCGAAATGCTCTCGCATCTGACGACCAATTTCACCCGCTTCTTCCGCGAGAACCATCATTTCGAGCATCTGCGCGACCATGTTCTGCCGGAGCTTCTGCAGCGGGCGAGATCGGGCGGCAGGGTACGCATCTGGTCGGCTGCTTCGTCCGACGGGCAAGAACCCTATTCGATCGCGCTGACCGTGCTGTCGCTGATGCCGAATGTCGCCGATTACGACTTCAAGATCCTGGCGACGGACATCGATCCGAAAATCCTCGCCATCGCCCGGGCCGGCGCTTACGACGAGAGCGCGCTCGAAACCGTCTCGCCGGCCATGCGCAAGCAATGGTTCAGCGAAGTCGAGGTGCAGGGCCGGCGCAAGTTCCAGGTCGACGACCGCGTCAAGCGGCTGATCACCTACAACGAGCTGAACCTGATGGCGCAATGGCCGTTCAAGGGCAAGTTCGACGTCATCTTCTGCCGCAACGTCGTCATCTATTTCGACGAGCCGACGCAGATGAAGATATGGCAGCGTTTCGCCGGTTTGCTGCCGGAGGGCGGCCATCTCTATATCGGCCATTCCGAGCGTGTCTCGGGCGAGGCGAAACACGTCTTCGACAATATCGGCATCACGACCTATCGCTACACGACCAAGGGTCTCGGGAGGAAGGCATGAGCGCTCCGGCACGGGTTCTCGTTGTTGACGACTCGCCGACCATGCGGGGTTTGATTACCGCGGTCCTGAGCTCCGACCCGGAAGTCAGCGTCATCGGCCAGGCCGGCGACGCGCTGGAAGCGCGCGAAGCGATCAAGCGGCTGAATCCCGACGTCGTGACACTCGACATCGAGATGCCGAACATGAACGGCCTCGATTTCCTTGAAAAGATCATGACGCTGCGGCCGATGCCGGTGATCATGGTCTCGACGATGACGCATCGCGGCGCCGAAGCGACGCTTGCGGCGCTTGAGATCGGCGCCTTCGATTGCGTCGGCAAGCCGGGTCCCGGCGAACACAGGCCGTTCGGCGATCTCGCCGAGAAGGTCAAGGCGGCCGCGCGCACGCAGCGTCAGTTCTCCCAACCGGCGGCCGCCGTCGCGCCCCCGCCTTCCGTCGCCGATTTCCGCGTCGGCCGTAAGATCGTCGCGATCGGCTCGTCGACCGGCGGCGTCGAGGCGCTGATCGCCGTACTGCAGAAATTCCCGGCAAATTGCCCGCCGACCGTCATCACTCAGCATATGCCGCCCACCTTCACCAAGAGTTTCGCCGAACGGCTAAACCGTCTCTGCGCGCCGGTCGTGCAGGAAGCGACCGACGGCGCCCGTCTCGAGATCGGCAAGATCTACCTGGCGCCGGGCGGCGAACGCCATCTCCAGGTCAGCGGCGGGTCCGCGCCATGCTGCCGTCTCGTCGACCGGGCGCCCGTCAACGGTCACCGCCCGTCCGTGGACGTGCTCTTTGATTCGGTCGCGGAACTCGCAGGCCGCAATGCCGTCGGCGTGATTCTGACCGGAATGGGCCGAGATGGCGCCGCCGGATTGTTGAAAATGCGCCACGCGGGCGCCAGAACGCTCGGCCAGACCGAAAAAACCTGCGTCGTTTACGGAATGCCAAGGGTTGCTCACGAACTTGGCGCCGTCGAGCAGCAGCTGCCACTGACTGCCATCGGTGAAGAGATATTGAAGTTGACAGCCGCCCGAAAGGAAGGGACCGAATAAATGTCGATCGCGGAGAAAATCAAAGTTCTGATCGTCGATGATCAGGTAACGAGCCGGTTGCTGCTCAGCGACGCGCTGACCCAGCTCGGTTTCAAGCAGATCACATCCGCAGGTGACGGCGAGCAGGGCATGAAGATCATGACCGAGCAGCCGCACCACCTGGTGATCTCCGATTTCAACATGCCGAAGATGGATGGCATCGGCTTCCTTCAGGCCGTGCGCACCAACCCGAACACCAAGAAGGCGGCCTTCATCATCCTCACCGCTCAGGGCGATCGCGCGCTGGTGCAGAGGGCGGCCCAGCTCGGCGCCAACAACGTGCTCGCCAAGCCGTTTACGATCGAGAAGATGAAAGCGGCTATCGAAGCCGTGTTTGGAGCTCTGAAATGATCGTTGAGGGGGCAGCCCGCCGCGTGCACATCATTCAAGGCGAGTACAAGGTTCTGAGCGATCCGAATGCGGTCCTCTCGACCATTCTCGGCTCGTGCGTGGCTGCGTGCCTCAGAGATCCCGTTGCCGGCGTCGGCGGGATGAACCACTTTCTTCTGCCCGGTTCGGCGACGTCGCCGGCCTCAGGTGGCGATGCCACACGCTACGGCGTGCATCTGATGGAACTGCTGATCAACGGTCTCCTGAAGCAGGGCGCCCGGCGCGACCGGCTGGAGGCAAAGATCTTCGGCGGCGCAAAGACGATCTCGACTTTCTCCAACGTCGGTGAGCAGAATGCGGCGTTCGCCATGCAGTTTCTGAGGGATGAAGGCATTCCGGTGGTCGGCTCCTCCACAGGCGGAGAGCATGGGCGCAAGCTCGAATATTGGCCGGTCTCCGGTCGGGCCCGGCAATACCCCTTGACCGGCGCCGAAACGCAGAGAACCGTCGCTCTCGAGCAGCGTCCTGCCGCTCCGCAGAAGCCCGCCGAAACCAGTATCGAATTTTTTTGAGGGCGAGGATTTTGATATGACATTTACTCCGGTGATGGAGCCGCCCGCGCCTGTCGAAGCGCTGAGCGACCTCCTGATGCGCATCGTTTCGGAGCTCCACGATGTGGCCTACCTGATCGAGCGCATCGAGCCGCAGCTTCTCGATCTCGGTGGCGCTGAAATTCTGAACTCGCCGGACGCCATGAAGGTCATGCAGGGCATCGATCTGGCCGTGCAGAAGTCACGCGGTCTTGCCGAATTCATCGACACCATCACCGGCGAAATCCCGCTTGGCTGGACGGTCGATGTCGCGACCGCGCTCAGCCTCGTCAAGCTGGCGGAGATGCAGAAGGCGCTGGGCGGCTCCACGCGCCACGGTCATTCGCAGCCGCTGAGCAAGGCCGCTGGCGACTTCGACTTCTTCTGAAGCGCAGTTTTTCAACGCCCTTTCCGCGCCTCAGGTCCTTTTCACGCACGTCGTTCTCGCAAAACCGCTGAGCGACACGCTCCAGCCCTTCGCTCTCGCGCGCTCCTCACGAAACGCTCGCACAAGTTTCGCCGATTATTCGTCGGATGAGGCAATAAGCCTCCTTTGTCTTTGACGGATCGTGCGAGAACAGAATGAATCTGTTAAATCAATTAGTTCAGATCTTTAAGAACTTTGGTGCCCTGGGCCGAACGCGCCTGATGATTCTGGGCGGCGTCGGTTCCGTTTCCATCGCAATCATCCTTGCGGCTGCCCTTTTCGTCAACAAGCCGGCACAAGAAACGCTCTATGTCGGTCTCGACGCTCCCGATCTCAACCAGATCAGCATGGCGCTTGCCGAAGCCAACATCAATTTCCAGGTGGGCACGGACGGCTCCAGCATCACCGTTCCAGCTGGCATGACGGGCAAGGCCCGCCTGATGCTCGCCGAGCGCGGCCTGCCGAACAGCGCCAACGCCGGCTATGAACTCTTCGACAACGTCGGCTCCCTCGGCCTGACCTCCTTCATGCAGGAAGTGACGCGGGTTCGAGCACTGGAAGGCGAAATCGCACGCACCATCCAGTCGATCTCGGGCATAACGGCCGCGCGCGTCCATATTGTCATGCCCGAGGTCGGAAACTTCCGGAAGGCGGAGCAGAAACCGACCGCCTCCGTGATGATTCGCGCCAGCGCCGCCACGGGGCGCAGCGCGGCGACCTCGATCCGTCACCTCGTCGCCTCGGCCGTGCCGGGGCTTGATGTCGATGACGTCACGATTCTTGATTCTGCCGGCCAGCTGCTCGCGTCCGGCGACGAGGCGAGCAACAGCTCGCTGAACCGCTCGCTCAACATCGTCCAGAACGTTCAGCAGGAAGTCGAATCCAACATCGACAAGGCGCTGGCGCCCTTCCTCGGGATGGATAACTTCCGCTCCAGCGTCACCGCCGACCTCAACACCGATGCTCAACAGATCCAGGAGACGGTTTACGATCCGGAATCCAAGGTCGAACGTTCGGTTCGTTCGACGAAGGAAGCTCAGCAGTCGCAGCAGAGGCAGTCCGACAATGCGACGACTGTCGAACAGAACATTCCCCAGGCGGCTCCTGATGCCGGCGGCTCCGGCGGCCCGGAATCACAGGACAAGTCGGATAAGCGCGAAGAGCAGACCAACTACGAGATAAACAGCAAGACCACGGCCACGACTCGCAACAGCTATCAGGTGGAGAAGCTTTCGATTGCGGTCGTGGTCAACAAGGGCCGCATCGCCAAGATGGTCGGCGAGCCCGCCGACCAGGCCAAGATCGACGCCTATCTCGCCGAAATGCACAAGATCGTCGCATCGGCGGCCGGCATCGACGCCAAGCGCGGCGACGTCGTCACCGTCACGGCGATGGACTTCCTCGAGAACCAGCTGCTCGAAGACGCCACCGGCGGTGTCCGCGTCATGGACATGCTGAGCCGCAATCTTGCCGGCATCATCAACTCGCTCGCCTTCGTCGCGGTCGCCTTCGTGGTGGTCTGGATGGGTCTGCGGCCGCTGGTACGCAGCGTCAGCGGCAATGGTTCCAGCTCGGTGCTCGGCGACGCCACGCCGGAAGCGGCCGGCCTCGAATTGCCGGACTTCGCGCCTGCGGCAGGGGCGGCCGGAGGCGCTCTCATGGACGGCTTCGGCTCCGACTTCGGCTTCGACAGCACGGAGGATCTGCTCAGCCTCGGCGACGACGACGGCAACTTCAACCGCCGCGTCAAGGAAGGCCCGGAGCGCAAGCTTGCCCGCATGGTGGAAATCAACGAGGAGCGCGCCGCAAAGATCCTCAGGAAATGGGCGATCGACGACGCAGCATAACGAGGAGGCCGGGCAACCGGCCTTTCTTGTCGGTATCAAGCTTTTCACTGCCTGAGCAGAATTGTTATCGCTCCCCGCAGGAGAGCTGACATCTCATTACCCAGTTTGTATTTGGCCGCGGGAGTCGAATGGGGAATAGATCCAGCCGCCTCAAGAAATTTGGATAAAACTGTTGAGGATCACTCGCGTAAAACGCGAATGAAGTTGCGGTACAGCCAGAATCATCTTAGCCTTCCCAGT
This DNA window, taken from Rhizobium etli CFN 42, encodes the following:
- the cheR gene encoding protein-glutamate O-methyltransferase CheR is translated as MSAMGAKDQRQGADEVLASGEYPLTRRDLTEIAAMIYSDAGIFLNETKASLVYSRLSKHIRNLGLSGFREYCELVASPAGAAARREMLSHLTTNFTRFFRENHHFEHLRDHVLPELLQRARSGGRVRIWSAASSDGQEPYSIALTVLSLMPNVADYDFKILATDIDPKILAIARAGAYDESALETVSPAMRKQWFSEVEVQGRRKFQVDDRVKRLITYNELNLMAQWPFKGKFDVIFCRNVVIYFDEPTQMKIWQRFAGLLPEGGHLYIGHSERVSGEAKHVFDNIGITTYRYTTKGLGRKA
- the cheD gene encoding chemoreceptor glutamine deamidase CheD, with the protein product MIVEGAARRVHIIQGEYKVLSDPNAVLSTILGSCVAACLRDPVAGVGGMNHFLLPGSATSPASGGDATRYGVHLMELLINGLLKQGARRDRLEAKIFGGAKTISTFSNVGEQNAAFAMQFLRDEGIPVVGSSTGGEHGRKLEYWPVSGRARQYPLTGAETQRTVALEQRPAAPQKPAETSIEFF
- a CDS encoding chemotaxis protein CheW — its product is MSYAVKSLNQGDRELIAFRIGDQEFCVNIMSVREIRGWTPATAMPHSPAYMLGVINLRGAVLPIIDLAARLGMKPADPTARHVIIVAQVRRKVVGLLVDAVSDILTVTDEIIQPTPEISSDLERQFARGILAIDKRMICLIELEALFSETESEAA
- the fliF gene encoding flagellar basal-body MS-ring/collar protein FliF, whose translation is MNLLNQLVQIFKNFGALGRTRLMILGGVGSVSIAIILAAALFVNKPAQETLYVGLDAPDLNQISMALAEANINFQVGTDGSSITVPAGMTGKARLMLAERGLPNSANAGYELFDNVGSLGLTSFMQEVTRVRALEGEIARTIQSISGITAARVHIVMPEVGNFRKAEQKPTASVMIRASAATGRSAATSIRHLVASAVPGLDVDDVTILDSAGQLLASGDEASNSSLNRSLNIVQNVQQEVESNIDKALAPFLGMDNFRSSVTADLNTDAQQIQETVYDPESKVERSVRSTKEAQQSQQRQSDNATTVEQNIPQAAPDAGGSGGPESQDKSDKREEQTNYEINSKTTATTRNSYQVEKLSIAVVVNKGRIAKMVGEPADQAKIDAYLAEMHKIVASAAGIDAKRGDVVTVTAMDFLENQLLEDATGGVRVMDMLSRNLAGIINSLAFVAVAFVVVWMGLRPLVRSVSGNGSSSVLGDATPEAAGLELPDFAPAAGAAGGALMDGFGSDFGFDSTEDLLSLGDDDGNFNRRVKEGPERKLARMVEINEERAAKILRKWAIDDAA
- a CDS encoding response regulator, with the translated sequence MSIAEKIKVLIVDDQVTSRLLLSDALTQLGFKQITSAGDGEQGMKIMTEQPHHLVISDFNMPKMDGIGFLQAVRTNPNTKKAAFIILTAQGDRALVQRAAQLGANNVLAKPFTIEKMKAAIEAVFGALK
- the cheB gene encoding protein-glutamate O-methylesterase CheB, which encodes MSAPARVLVVDDSPTMRGLITAVLSSDPEVSVIGQAGDALEAREAIKRLNPDVVTLDIEMPNMNGLDFLEKIMTLRPMPVIMVSTMTHRGAEATLAALEIGAFDCVGKPGPGEHRPFGDLAEKVKAAARTQRQFSQPAAAVAPPPSVADFRVGRKIVAIGSSTGGVEALIAVLQKFPANCPPTVITQHMPPTFTKSFAERLNRLCAPVVQEATDGARLEIGKIYLAPGGERHLQVSGGSAPCCRLVDRAPVNGHRPSVDVLFDSVAELAGRNAVGVILTGMGRDGAAGLLKMRHAGARTLGQTEKTCVVYGMPRVAHELGAVEQQLPLTAIGEEILKLTAARKEGTE
- the cheT gene encoding chemotaxis protein CheT; this encodes MTFTPVMEPPAPVEALSDLLMRIVSELHDVAYLIERIEPQLLDLGGAEILNSPDAMKVMQGIDLAVQKSRGLAEFIDTITGEIPLGWTVDVATALSLVKLAEMQKALGGSTRHGHSQPLSKAAGDFDFF